One Leptolyngbya sp. SIO1E4 genomic region harbors:
- a CDS encoding cysteine hydrolase — protein MVSAKTYSHPFHLPLKKTALLVIDMQNDFCHPDGFNGSELALDLTGVRAIIPSIQTLLTWARQTKIQVIFTRESHAPDLSDLTSSKQTRYANAGSPIGQRGKMGRFLVRGEPGAALIDELQPQPQEWQLDKPAHSCFVATDLDQRLRIAHITHLLIAGVTTECCVLATYRHASDLGYYCLLLEDCCAAFNPQDHAATVHILQSEGGVLGWVSDSPQLFESLSVLQP, from the coding sequence ATGGTTTCCGCTAAAACGTACAGTCATCCCTTCCATTTGCCCTTGAAAAAAACGGCTTTACTGGTCATCGATATGCAAAATGATTTTTGCCACCCCGATGGCTTCAACGGCAGCGAATTAGCCCTTGACTTGACTGGAGTCCGAGCCATCATTCCCTCGATTCAAACCCTACTTACCTGGGCTCGGCAAACTAAAATTCAAGTCATTTTTACCCGCGAAAGTCACGCACCAGACTTATCAGATCTCACTTCTAGTAAGCAAACCCGGTATGCCAATGCGGGCTCACCCATTGGTCAACGCGGCAAAATGGGGCGGTTTTTAGTCCGAGGTGAACCCGGGGCGGCCCTGATTGATGAGCTACAGCCTCAACCCCAAGAATGGCAGTTGGACAAGCCTGCTCACTCCTGCTTTGTGGCGACTGACCTTGATCAAAGATTACGCATCGCCCACATTACCCATTTGCTGATCGCTGGGGTCACAACGGAATGCTGTGTGCTAGCGACCTATCGTCATGCCAGCGATCTTGGCTATTACTGCCTTCTTCTAGAAGATTGCTGCGCAGCCTTCAATCCCCAAGATCATGCCGCCACCGTCCACATTTTGCAGTCAGAGGGCGGCGTTTTGGGATGGGTAAGTGATTCTCCGCAGCTCTTTGAGTCGTTATCGGTTCTTCAGCCCTGA
- the nthA gene encoding nitrile hydratase subunit alpha, with protein sequence MTASHHGSEAEIALRVKAIESLLIEKGIVDPAALDVIIEHYEHTVGPHIGAQIVAKAWVDADFKQRLLADGTAAIAELGLTGFSSEHMVVVENTPEVHNLVVCTLCSCYPWAILGLPPTWYKSFAYRSRAVIEPRSVLAEFGLELPDTVEVHVWDSNADLRYLVLPERPSGTETLSESELAALVTRNAMIGTAKVLPPSAPTPVAA encoded by the coding sequence ATGACAGCTTCTCACCACGGTTCTGAAGCCGAGATTGCCTTGCGGGTAAAGGCGATCGAGTCTCTGCTGATTGAGAAAGGCATTGTTGACCCCGCTGCTCTGGATGTCATCATTGAGCACTATGAACACACGGTGGGGCCGCACATTGGGGCTCAAATTGTGGCCAAAGCTTGGGTTGATGCGGACTTTAAGCAGCGACTATTAGCCGACGGCACCGCCGCGATCGCTGAGTTGGGTTTGACGGGGTTTTCGAGCGAGCACATGGTGGTGGTCGAAAACACGCCGGAAGTGCATAACCTGGTGGTGTGTACCCTCTGCTCCTGCTATCCCTGGGCCATTTTGGGGTTGCCCCCCACCTGGTATAAGTCGTTTGCATATCGCTCGCGGGCGGTGATTGAACCCCGCAGCGTGCTCGCGGAGTTTGGGTTAGAGCTGCCAGACACAGTGGAAGTTCACGTGTGGGACAGCAATGCCGATTTACGATATCTGGTGCTACCAGAGCGACCGAGTGGCACCGAGACCCTGTCGGAATCAGAGTTGGCCGCCTTGGTGACCCGCAACGCCATGATCGGGACGGCGAAGGTGCTGCCTCCCAGTGCCCCCACGCCAGTAGCGGCTTAG
- a CDS encoding nitrile hydratase accessory protein encodes MSLQFSQEPLTDGLNDASPEPVFQAPWEATAFAIVNQLASDRHYSWAEWVDQFTQEIALAESDANDTRTYYERWVDACEKLLIDKGLLDAQAIHQKIADLIRERETDHHQ; translated from the coding sequence ATGTCTCTGCAATTTTCTCAAGAGCCTCTGACGGATGGCCTCAACGACGCTTCACCAGAGCCCGTTTTTCAAGCGCCTTGGGAGGCGACAGCCTTTGCCATCGTGAATCAACTGGCGAGCGATCGCCACTATAGCTGGGCCGAATGGGTTGACCAGTTCACTCAAGAAATTGCCCTAGCAGAATCAGATGCTAACGATACTCGCACCTATTACGAGCGTTGGGTCGATGCCTGCGAAAAGCTGTTGATTGATAAAGGACTGCTTGATGCCCAGGCGATTCATCAAAAAATCGCCGATCTGATTCGCGAGCGAGAAACTGACCATCATCAATGA